The proteins below come from a single Dinghuibacter silviterrae genomic window:
- a CDS encoding DUF2911 domain-containing protein, giving the protein MKKLLLLALAGTFVVSAVSAQAPEDKSKRPSPPATAMETIHGGVHVQIDYSQPSVKGRTLWGGLVPYGQVWRTGANEATVFTISAPVTIEGKTLAAGTYDLFTIPTDGDWTVIFNSETKLPNGKPTWGAYTYHQDKDVLRVTVPAGKSASFTERMTFTVGKDGKVSLMWGDKQVDFHVAKA; this is encoded by the coding sequence ATGAAAAAGCTACTCCTGCTGGCCCTTGCCGGCACCTTCGTTGTGAGCGCCGTGTCTGCACAGGCACCAGAAGACAAGTCCAAACGCCCCAGCCCCCCCGCCACGGCCATGGAAACCATCCACGGGGGTGTGCACGTACAAATCGACTACAGCCAGCCCTCCGTCAAAGGCCGTACACTTTGGGGCGGCCTGGTGCCTTATGGCCAGGTCTGGAGGACCGGTGCCAATGAGGCCACTGTATTCACCATTTCCGCTCCGGTGACCATCGAAGGCAAGACCCTGGCCGCCGGCACCTACGACCTGTTCACCATCCCCACCGACGGCGACTGGACGGTCATCTTCAACAGCGAAACCAAGCTGCCCAACGGCAAACCGACCTGGGGCGCCTACACCTACCACCAGGACAAGGACGTCCTGCGTGTCACCGTTCCCGCCGGCAAGTCCGCTTCTTTCACCGAAAGGATGACTTTTACCGTCGGCAAGGACGGGAAGGTGTCCCTGATGTGGGGGGATAAGCAGGTGGATTTCCACGTGGCGAAAGCGTAA
- a CDS encoding bactofilin family protein — MFTSKSKENSSVPESSAPAKVGASIIASGTVIKGDIECSGDIRIDGTLKGNVHATNKVFIGTEGLVEGDIHCVNADILGKVQGKVTVKDLLNIRGKAHVKGDLFTGKLQVEPSASFNGNCHMAGSTTVAALPGASAVKVGEDEPEYAEAE, encoded by the coding sequence ATGTTTACATCCAAATCCAAAGAAAACAGCTCCGTCCCGGAATCCTCCGCTCCGGCAAAAGTAGGTGCCAGCATCATCGCTAGCGGCACCGTCATCAAAGGCGACATCGAATGCTCCGGCGACATCCGGATCGACGGCACCCTCAAGGGGAACGTACACGCTACCAACAAGGTCTTTATCGGTACCGAAGGCCTGGTGGAAGGCGACATCCATTGTGTCAATGCCGACATCCTCGGGAAGGTCCAGGGGAAGGTCACCGTCAAGGACCTGCTCAACATCCGCGGCAAGGCCCATGTCAAGGGCGACCTTTTCACGGGCAAGCTCCAGGTGGAACCCTCCGCTTCCTTCAATGGCAATTGCCATATGGCCGGAAGTACGACGGTAGCCGCTTTACCGGGCGCCTCCGCCGTGAAGGTCGGGGAGGACGAACCCGAATATGCCGAAGCAGAATAA
- a CDS encoding AtpZ/AtpI family protein yields MPKQNNKSLLQYAGLATQLFVALGLGVYIGIKVDHWAHWKTPIATWLLPLLILVGILVRLVRDTGTGK; encoded by the coding sequence ATGCCGAAGCAGAATAATAAGTCTCTCCTGCAATATGCCGGCCTGGCGACCCAGCTCTTCGTAGCGTTGGGTCTAGGTGTTTATATAGGTATAAAAGTGGACCACTGGGCTCACTGGAAGACGCCTATTGCCACCTGGCTGCTTCCTCTCCTCATCCTCGTAGGAATCCTGGTCCGCCTGGTCCGGGATACAGGTACGGGAAAATAG
- a CDS encoding transglycosylase domain-containing protein, with amino-acid sequence MSTPVRLLWRVFLIGLALLFLFILLADLGVFGRMPSLSELENPSASLASEVIAADGTSMGKYYVQDRTNVEFKDISPNVINALIATEDKRFYEHSGIDFYRLGSAVLHLARDGGGSTITQQLAKNLFTNYSTNFVVRSTQKIKEWIIAVKLERNFTKNEILALYLNTVSFGENIYGIRNAARTFFQKEPAELNVDEAAVLIGMLKGNTLYNPRRNPIAAFNRRNTVINLMAAAGYISPMAATEAKRAPIQLNYIRMDENNGYAPYFRSYLEDELKDWCKHHLKANGQPYDLLRDGLKVYTTINIRMQTAAEEAAGRQLSYLQKLYFSQPEVRSGAIWRGHENIIEAAMKQSDRWNNLESAGVPEADIRKTFFVKVPMKVFAWNDKREKDTVMTPYDSIKYHKEIIQCSFMVMDPITGEVKAWVGGAGFKRFKYDHANIETKRQVGSTFKPILYTYAVENGYTPETMLPAGPVSMGGKEIDGKGGPMEVCLAWSYDPPAVYLMNQFQPQPIIHFAEQCGIESKLPPYASLALGAGDISLYEMMRAYTMFPGYGVNVKPIYLSRIEDRNGNILQTFVPDRKQVISEAAAYTMIRMMQGVVDFGTGASLRNVLGLQGEMAGKTGTMGKTGAQYGNKDLWYIGYTPQLLAGAWVGFDDPFLKITGEGNRIALPIWGYFFQKAYADKTLGIDPNAHFNIPASLKNDTQYDYQNFGSQYGNESNDEENSNGKAGDYNTVAPGKSEYVAPESHPDPEEQRVLREAERQGKTKKDTSPPADQKKTFWQRINPFRKRNN; translated from the coding sequence ATGTCCACTCCCGTACGCCTCCTGTGGCGCGTTTTTTTGATCGGTCTGGCTTTGCTTTTTCTGTTCATCCTGCTGGCCGACCTGGGTGTCTTTGGGCGTATGCCTTCCCTGTCGGAGCTGGAGAACCCTTCCGCGTCCTTAGCCAGCGAAGTCATTGCCGCTGATGGTACCTCCATGGGTAAGTACTATGTCCAGGACAGGACCAACGTGGAGTTCAAGGACATCTCCCCCAACGTCATCAACGCCCTGATCGCCACCGAAGACAAACGGTTTTACGAACACTCCGGGATCGACTTCTATCGTTTAGGGAGCGCCGTCCTCCACCTGGCCAGGGACGGGGGCGGAAGCACCATTACCCAGCAGCTCGCCAAAAACCTCTTTACCAATTACTCCACCAACTTTGTCGTCCGGAGCACCCAAAAGATCAAGGAATGGATCATCGCCGTCAAGCTGGAGCGCAACTTTACCAAAAACGAGATCCTTGCCCTTTACCTGAACACGGTGTCCTTTGGGGAAAACATCTACGGCATCCGGAACGCCGCCCGGACCTTTTTCCAGAAGGAGCCCGCGGAGCTGAACGTGGACGAAGCCGCTGTACTCATCGGCATGCTCAAGGGGAATACCTTATATAACCCCCGCCGCAACCCCATCGCCGCCTTTAACCGCCGCAACACGGTGATCAACCTCATGGCGGCCGCGGGGTACATCAGCCCCATGGCCGCCACCGAAGCCAAACGCGCCCCCATCCAGCTGAACTACATCCGCATGGATGAAAACAACGGGTACGCCCCTTACTTCCGGAGCTACCTGGAGGACGAGTTGAAAGATTGGTGCAAACACCATCTGAAGGCCAACGGCCAGCCGTATGACCTGTTGCGGGACGGTCTGAAGGTCTATACCACCATCAACATCCGTATGCAAACGGCGGCTGAGGAAGCCGCGGGCCGTCAGCTCAGCTATCTGCAAAAACTCTACTTCTCCCAGCCCGAAGTCCGGAGCGGCGCCATCTGGAGGGGTCATGAGAATATCATCGAGGCCGCCATGAAACAAAGCGACCGCTGGAACAACCTCGAATCCGCAGGGGTACCCGAAGCCGACATCCGCAAAACGTTTTTTGTAAAGGTGCCCATGAAGGTCTTTGCCTGGAATGACAAACGGGAAAAGGACACCGTCATGACCCCTTACGATTCCATCAAATACCACAAGGAGATCATCCAGTGTTCCTTTATGGTCATGGATCCCATCACCGGCGAGGTCAAGGCCTGGGTGGGGGGCGCCGGTTTTAAACGCTTTAAGTACGACCACGCCAACATCGAGACCAAACGGCAGGTGGGGTCCACGTTCAAACCTATATTGTATACCTACGCGGTGGAGAACGGGTACACACCCGAAACCATGCTCCCCGCGGGCCCCGTCAGCATGGGCGGCAAGGAGATCGACGGCAAGGGCGGCCCGATGGAGGTTTGCCTGGCCTGGTCCTACGATCCCCCCGCCGTTTACCTGATGAACCAGTTCCAGCCGCAGCCCATCATCCACTTCGCCGAGCAATGCGGTATCGAATCCAAGCTCCCGCCCTACGCGTCCCTGGCTTTAGGGGCAGGGGACATTTCGCTCTACGAAATGATGCGGGCCTACACCATGTTCCCCGGGTACGGCGTCAATGTCAAACCCATCTACCTCTCGCGTATCGAGGACCGCAACGGCAACATACTGCAGACCTTTGTCCCCGACCGCAAACAGGTCATCAGCGAAGCAGCCGCGTATACCATGATCCGGATGATGCAAGGCGTCGTCGACTTCGGTACGGGCGCCAGCCTCCGCAATGTGTTGGGTCTTCAGGGAGAAATGGCCGGTAAAACAGGGACCATGGGTAAGACCGGCGCTCAATACGGCAACAAAGACCTTTGGTATATCGGCTATACTCCCCAGCTCTTAGCGGGCGCCTGGGTCGGCTTTGACGATCCCTTCCTGAAGATCACGGGGGAAGGCAACCGGATCGCCCTCCCGATCTGGGGCTACTTTTTCCAAAAAGCCTATGCCGACAAAACCCTCGGCATAGACCCCAATGCACACTTCAACATCCCCGCATCGCTCAAGAACGATACCCAATACGACTACCAGAACTTCGGCAGCCAGTACGGCAACGAATCCAACGACGAAGAAAACAGCAACGGCAAAGCCGGTGACTACAATACCGTCGCTCCCGGCAAGAGCGAGTACGTAGCGCCCGAATCCCACCCCGACCCCGAGGAACAACGCGTCCTCCGGGAAGCCGAGCGCCAGGGCAAGACGAAAAAAGACACGTCCCCACCCGCCGATCAAAAAAAAACTTTTTGGCAAAGGATAAATCCTTTTAGGAAAAGGAATAATTAA
- a CDS encoding septal ring lytic transglycosylase RlpA family protein: MRKCLLGVMLCPLLLWMGQAAGQRLIGKVLVGTASFYGERFRGKRTHTDEVFDPDKLTAACNKLPLKTWVKVTNLRNHRSVNLWINDRMHPKNKRLIDVSARAAKELGFYARGLTKVRVEVIPPP; encoded by the coding sequence ATGAGGAAGTGCCTGCTTGGGGTCATGCTGTGTCCCCTGCTTTTGTGGATGGGCCAGGCCGCCGGCCAACGGCTCATCGGTAAAGTGCTGGTAGGAACCGCGAGCTTTTATGGAGAACGCTTCCGGGGCAAACGGACGCATACAGACGAGGTATTCGATCCGGACAAACTGACGGCCGCGTGCAACAAACTGCCGCTGAAGACCTGGGTGAAAGTGACGAACCTGAGAAACCACCGTTCGGTCAACCTGTGGATCAATGACCGGATGCATCCGAAAAATAAAAGGCTCATCGACGTCAGCGCCAGGGCGGCCAAAGAACTCGGCTTCTATGCCCGGGGGCTGACCAAGGTTAGGGTCGAGGTCATTCCGCCGCCATGA
- a CDS encoding GNAT family N-acetyltransferase, with amino-acid sequence MPDIHIRDIQPGDNAPLALIVRNALAEFGANKPGTVYFDPTTDHLYELFQRAGACFFVAESATAGSAAATAALLLGGAGIYPSEGLPPDTCELCKMYLRPEARGQGLGGRLIQRCLEQARAMGYRRVYLESMPELSQALSVYERFGFQYLDGPMGNTGHFGCDRWMLLTL; translated from the coding sequence ATGCCCGACATCCACATTCGTGACATCCAGCCGGGGGACAATGCGCCCCTGGCCCTGATCGTGCGGAACGCCCTCGCGGAGTTTGGCGCGAACAAGCCCGGAACGGTCTACTTCGATCCGACTACGGATCATTTGTATGAGCTCTTCCAGAGGGCGGGGGCGTGCTTTTTCGTGGCAGAGAGCGCGACGGCCGGCAGCGCTGCGGCGACAGCCGCCCTGCTTCTCGGCGGCGCCGGCATCTATCCCTCGGAGGGTCTCCCTCCCGACACCTGCGAACTCTGCAAAATGTACCTCCGCCCCGAAGCGCGGGGCCAGGGCCTGGGTGGCCGTCTCATCCAGCGTTGTCTGGAACAGGCGCGCGCGATGGGTTACCGCCGGGTCTACCTGGAATCCATGCCGGAGCTGAGCCAGGCGCTTTCCGTCTACGAGCGTTTTGGATTTCAGTACCTGGACGGCCCTATGGGGAACACGGGACACTTCGGGTGCGACCGGTGGATGCTGCTAACGCTCTAG
- a CDS encoding isocitrate lyase/PEP mutase family protein: MNLAQRFRSLHFGAPLLFLPNIWDVAGARLLEELGYPAVATASAAVSRSLGYEDGEKIPFDQLCWLLERIASSVKIPVTADIESGFAPDPEGLQRNIRRVIDTGVVGINFEDTDVRTGQLIPLETQVTRISAVREAAGEKLYINARVDSFLRLKTDQREDALRRAAAYLEAGADGIYPIGVRDMGVIKTLVEGIPAPINIGGVLDLKALEALGVARVSTGPGFHQKTLEAMRALAGSWKA, from the coding sequence ATGAACCTCGCCCAACGCTTCCGCTCCCTCCACTTCGGAGCGCCCCTCCTCTTCCTCCCCAACATCTGGGACGTCGCCGGCGCCCGCCTGCTCGAAGAACTCGGCTACCCCGCCGTCGCCACCGCCAGCGCCGCCGTATCGCGCAGCCTGGGCTACGAGGACGGCGAAAAGATCCCCTTCGATCAATTGTGCTGGCTCCTGGAACGAATCGCTTCTTCGGTAAAGATCCCCGTCACCGCCGACATTGAAAGCGGCTTCGCCCCCGACCCCGAAGGGCTGCAACGGAACATCCGTCGTGTGATCGACACCGGTGTCGTAGGCATCAACTTCGAGGACACCGACGTGCGGACCGGGCAACTCATCCCCCTGGAAACACAGGTAACCCGCATCAGCGCGGTTCGCGAGGCGGCGGGAGAGAAACTGTACATCAATGCGCGGGTCGACTCGTTTCTCCGGCTGAAAACGGACCAGCGCGAAGACGCCTTGCGCCGGGCAGCCGCTTATCTCGAAGCCGGCGCCGACGGGATCTATCCCATAGGCGTAAGGGACATGGGGGTCATCAAAACACTGGTGGAGGGCATCCCCGCTCCGATCAATATCGGAGGTGTGCTCGACCTGAAAGCATTGGAGGCGTTGGGCGTCGCCCGCGTCAGCACGGGGCCGGGGTTTCATCAAAAGACGCTGGAGGCGATGCGTGCGCTCGCCGGTTCGTGGAAGGCATAA
- the porW gene encoding type IX secretion system periplasmic lipoprotein PorW/SprE encodes MARCLLILLTPMLTHAQAGYDLPLHKPAAFENKTLASEKSTSTKNTAFRRFVQGTVTHYNYYFNAHQKILQVLARCREEHQDDLTRLISFYGYALEDTKRERIQLDSVIYKCTAGIVLHDLRNGWIDNLYLLIGQAFFLETKFDSADRILEFLNYHFYVKEEGDYHIPIGTGTQAKNGQVSIVNPENRKIWHEAFNRPPSRNDGLIWQVRSYTEQGKYAQAAGLISLLRSDPQFPPRLQPALAEQEAYWFYCQGIWDSTAVYLERALPNAASQADQARWDYLLAQLYELCHQSAAAGKWYSKAIEQSTDPRIDIYARLYRALLGQGNDKQTIPQTIAALLRLADRDRFAPFRDILYLSAARLALQQPDTTEALHFLDLSARNGGKGGVRNQAYLLMSDIGKTQGNYKIVATAYDSLILTDPNLRDQIPVLAKDKALYDRVLVSILRVEREDSLQRIAALPEAERTAFVKNLLHQLLKAQGVKEENNGNYYGSTGIRDSLNASDLFGTGNGEWYFYNQSARSSGSSDFQSRWGNRPNVDNWRRQSAMNTAGPGGVIQPHTTEDALTAAAKKAGAKPLVLTMDGLMSDLPLTPKALAASNDTVAYHLFRLGDLYKNEVGDNRAAVKVLEELYQRYPTYKQEEALYDLYVCYHLMGDEVKANYYLGLLHKRYPAAGKPAAPVKDTAADLATGRYKDIYDQFIAGNYDAALAEKKSADSLFGTKYWTPQLMYIQAVYYAHQRQDSSAIKVLNDLAAQFPKDPVTPRANKLKEVLGRRTQIETYLTNLKITRYKVDSLHIDTGAAVAVAVPAPPVAPPDLHRALGNRPDTLLKAPGAGAAALPGKSGLQVNNNAVAGMHSDNYLFDPSTPHYVLVVMTNVAGVYASEAKNAFSRYNQDVHYQEDIPIDTVLFQPGMNILKLGPFKNIVDALAYQFDLQKNAGKEIVPWLSADKYRFIVISQDNLMVLRNKKNLTEYETFINSYLKNMPATH; translated from the coding sequence ATGGCCAGGTGTCTGCTTATCTTGCTGACGCCCATGCTCACGCATGCCCAGGCCGGCTACGATCTTCCGCTCCACAAACCGGCGGCCTTCGAAAACAAAACCCTCGCTTCCGAAAAAAGTACGTCCACCAAAAACACCGCCTTTCGCCGGTTCGTCCAGGGGACGGTCACGCACTACAACTATTATTTCAACGCCCACCAGAAAATCCTCCAGGTCCTGGCCCGGTGCCGGGAAGAACACCAGGACGACCTTACCCGGCTGATTTCTTTTTACGGCTACGCGTTGGAGGATACGAAACGCGAACGCATACAACTGGACTCGGTCATTTATAAATGCACCGCGGGGATCGTCCTCCATGACCTGCGCAACGGTTGGATCGACAACCTGTACCTGTTGATCGGCCAGGCCTTTTTCCTGGAAACAAAATTCGACTCGGCGGACCGGATCCTGGAGTTTCTGAACTATCACTTCTATGTAAAAGAAGAGGGTGACTACCATATTCCCATCGGGACGGGTACCCAGGCCAAAAACGGACAGGTCTCGATCGTCAATCCCGAGAACCGGAAGATATGGCACGAGGCCTTCAACCGTCCGCCCAGCCGGAACGACGGGCTGATCTGGCAGGTCCGGAGTTATACCGAACAGGGAAAATACGCCCAGGCAGCGGGGCTGATCAGCCTGCTCCGGTCGGATCCGCAGTTCCCACCCAGGCTCCAGCCGGCCCTGGCCGAGCAGGAAGCCTATTGGTTTTACTGCCAGGGTATCTGGGATTCCACGGCCGTGTACCTGGAACGCGCGCTCCCGAACGCCGCCAGCCAGGCCGACCAGGCACGCTGGGACTACCTGCTGGCCCAGTTGTACGAACTTTGCCACCAAAGCGCCGCGGCCGGGAAATGGTATTCCAAAGCCATCGAACAGAGCACCGATCCCCGCATCGACATTTATGCGCGTTTGTACCGCGCGCTCCTGGGACAAGGGAACGATAAACAAACGATCCCCCAAACCATTGCCGCCCTGCTCCGGCTGGCGGACAGGGACCGGTTCGCGCCCTTCCGGGACATCCTCTACCTGTCCGCCGCGCGTCTGGCCCTGCAGCAACCCGATACCACCGAAGCCCTTCACTTCCTGGACCTCAGCGCCCGCAACGGCGGTAAAGGCGGTGTCCGCAACCAGGCCTATCTGCTGATGAGCGATATAGGCAAAACCCAGGGCAACTATAAGATCGTCGCCACGGCGTACGACAGCCTCATCCTGACCGACCCGAACCTGCGCGACCAGATCCCCGTCCTGGCCAAGGACAAAGCACTCTACGACCGCGTCCTTGTCAGTATCCTCCGGGTGGAACGGGAAGACAGCCTGCAACGCATCGCCGCCCTGCCCGAAGCGGAAAGGACGGCGTTTGTCAAAAATCTCCTTCACCAGTTGTTAAAGGCCCAGGGGGTGAAAGAAGAAAACAACGGGAACTATTACGGGAGTACCGGTATCAGGGATTCACTCAACGCCTCCGATCTGTTTGGGACCGGGAACGGGGAATGGTATTTCTATAACCAGTCGGCCCGGTCCTCCGGGTCATCGGACTTCCAAAGCCGCTGGGGAAACCGCCCCAACGTCGACAACTGGCGCAGACAGTCCGCCATGAACACCGCCGGCCCCGGCGGAGTCATCCAGCCCCATACGACGGAGGATGCCCTGACGGCGGCGGCCAAAAAGGCGGGCGCCAAACCCCTGGTGCTGACCATGGATGGATTGATGAGCGACCTCCCCCTGACGCCAAAGGCGCTCGCTGCGTCCAACGATACGGTCGCCTACCACCTGTTCCGGCTGGGAGACCTGTATAAAAACGAAGTGGGCGACAACCGGGCGGCCGTCAAGGTCCTGGAAGAGCTGTACCAGCGTTACCCCACCTATAAACAGGAAGAGGCGCTGTACGACCTCTATGTCTGTTACCATCTGATGGGGGATGAGGTAAAAGCAAACTATTACCTCGGGCTGTTGCATAAGCGTTACCCCGCCGCCGGCAAACCCGCCGCGCCCGTGAAGGATACCGCCGCCGACCTCGCCACCGGGCGTTATAAAGATATTTACGACCAGTTTATCGCCGGCAACTATGACGCCGCCCTGGCGGAAAAAAAGTCGGCGGATTCCCTGTTTGGGACGAAATACTGGACCCCGCAGCTCATGTACATCCAGGCCGTCTATTATGCCCACCAGCGGCAGGACTCTTCGGCCATCAAGGTCCTGAACGACCTTGCGGCTCAATTCCCCAAGGACCCCGTGACACCACGGGCGAATAAACTGAAGGAAGTGCTGGGTCGCCGTACGCAGATCGAGACCTACCTGACCAACCTGAAGATCACCCGGTACAAGGTAGACTCTTTGCACATCGATACCGGGGCGGCCGTCGCCGTGGCCGTACCCGCACCGCCTGTAGCACCACCCGACCTGCACCGGGCGCTGGGCAACAGACCTGACACGCTGTTGAAGGCGCCCGGCGCGGGAGCGGCCGCGCTACCGGGTAAGTCGGGCTTACAGGTCAACAACAATGCCGTAGCGGGTATGCACAGCGACAACTACCTGTTCGACCCGTCGACGCCACACTACGTCCTCGTGGTCATGACGAATGTCGCCGGGGTGTACGCCTCCGAGGCCAAAAATGCCTTTTCCCGGTATAACCAGGACGTACACTACCAGGAGGACATTCCGATCGATACGGTCCTCTTCCAACCCGGCATGAACATCCTGAAACTGGGTCCCTTCAAAAACATCGTGGACGCCCTGGCCTATCAGTTCGACCTCCAGAAAAACGCCGGCAAAGAAATAGTGCCGTGGCTGTCGGCCGACAAATATCGTTTTATCGTTATTTCACAGGATAATTTGATGGTACTGAGGAATAAGAAGAACCTGACCGAATACGAGACGTTTATCAACTCCTATCTTAAGAATATGCCGGCCACCCATTAG
- a CDS encoding L,D-transpeptidase family protein, with translation MVLSQNGRAKGFVGLIVLLVLACHGKFKEVPKHREIVEQPKELSERTADNIRVALSYAEDNDGKVNDSIRLEHLDLLKQWYEGHAFSTAWVHPPALSPLADSLYAFLEKGMYAGLFPGDYHGRQLASIRERLQRNTFDDKDAVLWSLQDLLLTDAFVGMTHDLAFGRIPRDTTTLRKDSAFTNDQYLGFLSRITGGGQGVSPFLDSLQPALRGYRSLREALGNFLDSARFQQYTHIDYPDKDTLNFYRQLLTRFKEEGLVSDSAGVPDDSVAWSRVIKTVQKAKGLKPDGIPGPMLVKTLNLSDYERVRIAALNLDRYKLLPDSASMPKEYVWVNLPGFYLQVWRNDSLQFQSKVIVGHAATRTPVLTSRLSNFVTYPVWTVPESIIYKEMLPKIKHNVGYLTSQNLVVVNDRDSVLNPYALPWQRYSKNNFPYRIRQLEGNDNSLGVIKFNFPNKYSVYLHDTNERDLFANNSRDLSHGCVRVQDWKALSGYLVRNDKVRYPMDTIKAWIARSEKHTVYFNNHVYLFLRYFTCDGKDGRLVFYDDIYGDDKRLLDGFFKESIH, from the coding sequence ATGGTTTTATCACAAAATGGACGTGCGAAAGGCTTTGTTGGATTGATCGTACTATTGGTTTTGGCCTGTCATGGAAAGTTCAAGGAAGTACCTAAACACCGCGAGATCGTTGAACAACCGAAGGAGCTGTCCGAAAGGACGGCGGACAACATCAGGGTAGCCCTGTCGTATGCAGAAGACAATGACGGCAAGGTCAACGACTCGATCCGGCTCGAACACCTGGACCTCCTGAAACAATGGTATGAAGGACACGCCTTTTCCACGGCCTGGGTTCATCCGCCTGCTCTATCACCTCTGGCCGACAGTCTGTATGCGTTCCTCGAAAAAGGGATGTATGCCGGTCTTTTCCCAGGCGACTATCACGGTCGCCAGCTGGCTTCCATCCGGGAGCGGCTCCAGCGCAATACCTTTGACGACAAGGACGCCGTCCTTTGGTCCCTGCAGGACCTGCTGCTGACGGATGCGTTTGTCGGCATGACCCACGACCTGGCTTTTGGCCGTATCCCCCGGGACACCACCACCCTCCGGAAGGATTCCGCCTTTACAAACGATCAATACCTGGGTTTTCTAAGCCGCATCACCGGCGGCGGCCAGGGTGTTTCCCCCTTCCTCGACTCCCTCCAGCCTGCCCTGAGGGGGTATCGTTCCCTCAGGGAGGCCCTGGGCAACTTTTTGGACTCCGCGCGGTTTCAACAGTATACGCACATCGACTATCCCGATAAGGACACCCTCAACTTTTATCGCCAGCTCTTGACCCGTTTCAAGGAAGAAGGATTGGTATCGGACTCTGCGGGCGTACCCGATGATTCGGTCGCCTGGTCCCGGGTGATCAAGACTGTCCAAAAGGCCAAAGGGTTAAAACCCGACGGCATACCCGGGCCCATGCTCGTAAAAACGCTCAACCTCAGCGACTATGAACGCGTCCGCATCGCAGCGCTCAACCTCGACCGGTACAAGCTGTTGCCCGATTCCGCTTCCATGCCCAAAGAATACGTCTGGGTAAACCTCCCCGGTTTCTATCTCCAGGTATGGCGCAACGACAGCCTTCAGTTCCAGTCAAAGGTCATCGTGGGACACGCCGCCACGCGTACGCCCGTGCTGACTTCCCGGTTGTCCAACTTTGTGACCTACCCCGTCTGGACCGTGCCCGAAAGCATCATCTATAAGGAAATGCTGCCAAAGATCAAGCACAACGTGGGCTACCTCACCAGCCAGAACCTCGTCGTCGTCAACGACCGGGACAGCGTCTTGAATCCTTACGCACTGCCCTGGCAGCGCTACAGCAAAAACAATTTCCCCTACAGGATACGCCAGCTCGAAGGCAACGACAACTCGCTTGGCGTGATCAAGTTTAATTTTCCCAACAAATACAGCGTTTACCTACACGATACCAACGAACGGGATCTTTTTGCCAACAACTCCAGAGACCTCAGCCACGGTTGTGTCCGCGTACAGGACTGGAAGGCGCTCTCGGGGTACCTGGTGCGCAACGACAAAGTGCGTTACCCCATGGATACCATAAAGGCGTGGATCGCCCGCTCTGAAAAACACACCGTCTATTTCAACAATCACGTCTATCTTTTCCTCCGGTATTTTACTTGCGACGGAAAAGACGGACGTTTGGTTTTTTATGATGATATTTATGGAGACGATAAACGTCTCCTGGATGGCTTCTTTAAGGAATCCATACACTAG
- a CDS encoding SprT-like domain-containing protein yields the protein MAKSEAPLEALADYLPPGTYEHVVDYLHRYKVHLTVSRQRASVLGDYRNATADRHHRISVNGNLNRYAFLITLLHELAHLLTFDRFGHTVSAHGKEWKAEFGRLLAQFLQHHVFPPDIHKALSASLRNPAASSCADDDLMRVLRKYDPVDERHALVEELAEGTLFRTRDGRVFRREKVVRKRIRCIEVPSEKVYLFSPIYEVEPLER from the coding sequence ATGGCAAAATCGGAAGCCCCGCTCGAAGCATTGGCAGACTATCTGCCCCCGGGGACGTATGAACACGTCGTGGATTATCTGCACCGGTACAAGGTACACCTGACCGTGTCCCGTCAACGGGCTTCCGTCTTAGGAGACTATCGCAACGCCACCGCCGACCGGCACCACCGCATCAGCGTTAACGGCAACCTCAACCGTTACGCCTTTTTGATCACCCTTCTTCACGAACTGGCCCACCTCCTCACCTTTGATCGTTTCGGACATACGGTGTCCGCGCACGGCAAAGAGTGGAAGGCCGAGTTTGGCCGTCTGCTCGCGCAGTTTTTGCAGCATCATGTTTTCCCCCCGGATATACACAAGGCACTCTCCGCAAGCCTGCGCAACCCGGCCGCCAGCAGTTGCGCCGACGACGACCTGATGCGGGTGTTGCGCAAATACGATCCCGTGGACGAGCGCCACGCGCTGGTCGAGGAGCTCGCCGAGGGGACGTTGTTCCGTACCCGCGACGGAAGGGTTTTTCGCAGGGAAAAAGTGGTGCGGAAACGCATCCGGTGCATTGAAGTACCGTCGGAAAAAGTATACCTGTTCAGCCCGATTTATGAGGTGGAGCCCCTAGAGCGTTAG